TAAACACATAATGATCCATGGTATAATGCCTCAAACCAAACCACATAACTGACCACTGAATGATCAAACCAGGCATGAGGAAATTGTTTCAACCCATATAATGCCTTGTGCAGGCGACAAACACTAGTAGACCTCCCTTGAGCAACAAACCCTGAGTGCTTCATGTATACCTCATCTATCAAGTCACCATGAAGGAatgcattttgaacatcaagCTAATGGAGAGTAGAGAAATGAAAACACAAACAGAAGGTATCTTTGCTACAGGAGAAAACGGATCATCGTAATTAACTCCATAGACCTAAGTATAACCTTTGGCAACCGAAAGCACCTTTAGACACTCAACAAAACCATAAAGTTGAAACTTCACCGTGAAAACCCAACGACACACCACAACCTATTTGTTGGTAGGTAACGATGTAAGATGCCGTGTCTCATTATCTTATAGCACCCGCATTTCATCCTCCATAGCCCACCACCAACCTGGTTAAGCAAGGGCCTCTGCAATAGGACTTGGCATAAACATAGTAGATAAAGAAGCAATGAACAAGGAAAATGTAGGAGAAAGACAATCATAGGATAAAAACTAAGAAAAAGGGTGATGAATGCTCCATATATACCTCATCTACCAAGTCGCCAAGAAGGAATGCATTATGGACATCAAGCTAATGGAGAGTCCAATCATATCGAACAACAAgagaaacaaaaacacaaacaaaaagtatttttgcgacaggagaaaatgtatcatcataatcaacTCCGTAGGTCTGAGTATAACCTTGGGCAACTTAATGCGCCTTTAGACACTCATCAGAACCATCCAGTTGAAACTTCACCGTGAAAACCCAATGACACCCCACAACCTGTTTGGCGGCAATTAACGGTAAGATGCCATGTCCCATTATCCTATAGCACCTGTATTTCATCCTCCATAGCCCGCCACAAATTTGGATAAGCAAGGGCATTTGCAATAGTACTTGGCATAGACACAATACATAAAGAAGCAACAAACGAGGAATATGTAGGAGAAAGACAATCGTAGGataaaaactaagaaaaaagGCAACGAGTATGTGCATGACAAGACAAATCAGTACAGGGGGTAAATTGGGAATTGGGTTGACCGATGTAAAAATGCATACCTTTGCTTTATGCAATGGAAATATTACTAGTGGGATCGGGCTCAAAAGAAACTAGCGGATCAAAGGCCAAGGCATAAATTGGTGGAGAATCATGCTTATCTAACGCGGGCGGCGACCATACTACCTCACATTGAATAGAATGACGTCGTTGATAAGTCATCTCGGTGAACTAAAAATCGAGCAATATCCTAGGTATACCCGACAAGGGGATAGGTTGTAGAGAGGCCATGTCCAAGGACAATGTATCTTCAGAAGGAGTCGCCGGTTGAGTAGTGGAGGAATAATATGACCGATCCTCGAAAAAGGTTACGTGTGCTGAGACATAGAACCGTTGACTAACTAGACTATACACTTGTATCATTTCTGAGTTCGAGAGTACCCAAAAAACAAACACTGGTTAGCCCGTGGATCGTGCTTATCATGACCACAATATAGCCAAATACACAAAGTGGTAGATAAAAAAGCGAACTCATAGGATCGAAAGTAGAGAAAAGTATGCCCCACAAAGCACAGAGGATGGGAGACAACTTATAAGATAGCATGCAGTAGGAATAGCATGCCCCAACGTTTTGGGGAGGTTCATATGAAAAATTAGACAACGAGCAAGATCCAAGAGATCTTGGCGATTTTTTTGTTCCGCCACCCGATTTTGCTAGGAAGTGGACTAAAGGTCTAATGCAGAATCCCAAAGAAATGATTGAACACCAGAGGAAATAGCCATATATTCTTTGGCATATCAAAGTGCAAACATAAATACGATTTGATTGAGAATCTCTAAGTAAAACATATAGAAATAGGAATCAACTTCAATTCAATCTTTTGTCAAATATAACCATGTTACACAAAAATAATCATCCATGAATGTAACAACATACTTATAACTAGATATATCATTGACACGATAGGTTCcccaaatttcataatagaccAATTCAAAAGGACTTGACACTGGACATGGGAAGGAAAAGATACTCGATGATGTTTGCCAAATTGACAAGCATCGCACTGGATAGGACTCATAAACaatgaaacaagagaaaaatgacaaattacaTCATCATATAGAGTGTGAGCGTTAGGGCTCACTAACAATGAAAAGACTGAACTACCCTTCAACAAAGCCAATAACGTAGACTTGCCTAgtttttgttgtatttttcaCTAAGCTATTCAGAAATTCATTTCCTGAACTCAATtacaagaagcaaaagagaagccTAGGATGCTGAGAATTTCCCATCTATTGGGGGTGTGTTCGCGTACTTCCATGACAAGCGAGCAAAGTGGTCGACAAGCTTGTCGCCGGCAATTTCATCGATAGGTATAGCATCTGAGATCTCTTTCACGTCTGCCTCCGTGAGCTTCACTCCCAAGGAACCGATGTTATTATCGAGATTTTTTATCTTGGTCGTTCCTGCGAAAAGCGCTCAATATAAGAACAGAAACCCAGTTGCATGTCATCTGTTAAAGAATGCCATTTTATCAGATTCTCACCGAGGATAGGCACAACACCATCTCCTTGATGGAGTACCCATGCGAGCGCAAGCTGTACAGGGGAACAATCGTGCTGTTTTGCTAACTTCTCAATTCGAGCGTAGAGAATCTTGTTTCTGTCCATATTCTCTGCTTGAAACCTGGGATACAGTTCCTGAGAAATGAGGTGAGAAAAAGTTAGCAATGAGGATTGGTGAAGAAGCGTTTAGACCATCGTGTACATGAAGTGAAATATTCAACAAAGGAGCCCCTTTAACTATAAACCTACTGGAGAAAGATGTGCCGGCACAGTTGCTGTGACTCCTCTGCCGCCAAAGAACCCACGACCAAGAGGGCTATACGGAACGATGCCAATTCCGAGCTCCCTGAAATGGAGAGGCGGGctaaaagattaagaaagaagTGTTGAACGAGTCAATGTTTCTGGTTTGTTTTTTATGTGTTAATAGTCTATTAAGCACTTCTATTATGTGGATTGGTTGCTGTACGTGTGAAGTTAGTGGGTTGTGGTGgttatttgtttttataaagcctatataaaggctaTGTGTCAGTTTTTATGTACGTGGTTCTGCAGACGGTTCCTCTGTTTTTGTGTATATCAGTATCTCCTCTGTTCTCCTCTGTTTTTAGCGCTGCTCTTGTGCACATTTGTATATCTGCATCTCCACTGTTTTTTTAACAAGAAGAGACAAACGTACGAAGCAGAGAAGGCTCTTCTTTGGAGAACAACTTTGCAAAGGATTAGAAGTCCTCTACACCGGCAGGAAACAGCAACGTACCTACAAAGTGGGACAACTTCTTGCTCGATGTCGCGAGTCCAGAGTGACCACTCCATCTGTAAGGCCGTGATGGGATGAACTGCGTGCGCCCTCCGTATGGTGTCAGGGCTAGCCTCAGACAAGCCAATGTACTTCACTTTTCCCTCTTCCACCAACTTCTTCAGTTCCCCCATCTGCagtttttcaaaatcatttggtTTTTTGAATTTCTGATTGCTAAAAGCCTGTTTTGAGCATCAGCAATTATCCACAAACAGGAAGAGCTGCTAAACAAACTTACAGTTTCCTCTATGGGGACCGATGTGTCGATTCGATGCACGTAGTAGAGGTCAATGTATTTGACACCAAGGCGCTGGAGGCTCGACTCGCAACATGAGCGGACATATTCAGGTGTCCCCTTAATCACGACATTGTCCGCTTCAGTTTTTGCAACACCGAATTTGGTGGCTAACTGTACCTCCTCCCGTGGCAACCTCTTCAGCGCCTGCGACAATGACGTCACAAAGTTTCCAAATAACCATGTAAGTAAATCAGTCAGCTAAAACACTAAATGACCAGTTTCGTGCGTTTCAGTTACTTCGCATTACCTTTCCAACaagaatttcattgattttggGTCCATAAAAATCCGACGTGTCGAAGAATGTTATCCCCTTGGCGAACGCGTCAGTGATGATTGCTGCACCAGCTTCCTCAGGAACAGGATCATTGTAGATTCCGGAGAGTCCCATGCAGCCGAAACCCAACTTCGAAACCTGCAAttattcaaaaacaaaataaaatgaagaaggaGTTGCGGAAAGTCATACATTTTAGCACGAAGAAGCTGAAATGAATCCACGGGAATTTAACCAATCGCAAACCATAAGACCGgtgttatgaaattttgattttgtacATACACCATTAAAatacgaagaagaaagaagtagTTTGGATGCAAACCTCGAGACCCTGCGTTCCGAGCTTCATTCACGGAATCCGAACCCCGGCCATTTTGCAGATGATATGTTGAAGTTGCTACTTGCTGTACTTTCTGGTTTCTTGATCTGTCAATTTTCGTGCATATTTGTGGGAGTTTGTTGAGGTGACAAATACAGTGATAAAGAAAGGAAACTTTAGATTATTAAATAGTCAAATGCCATTGACCAGGACCCATCACGTAAGCATATGCGTAAGAGCACTACTTTGTTAGATACAAAGGGGTGAGTATAGTTCTAAGGTAGAAGCTATAACCTAAGAATCGAACCAGTGAGAACCTATAGGTTCCTTATCCAAAGCATGCAAGGCCCATCACGTAAGTAGATACACAAGAGCTCTACTTTGATGGATACGAGAGCTGAATATGGTTCCAGGCAGAATGTAAAACCTAAGAACAAGATTAGTGGAAACCTATATGTTATAGGTTTCAAGATATGCATAGTAGTTTCGGattctaaaaattgagaaatttattcTCAAGTTGGAGGAACTTGAAACCTGAAATCTATAACCTAGAATCTAAAACAagtattaatatttttcttggttcatgACTTCACGCAATCCTGCGATATTCTATGACatttgatgatgagtgtataacTTGGAAGCACTAGTCTAAGCTTTCATTTTATAACtaaaacttttactttattaatgttcatttTATATAAGTTATGATAGTGAATTGTAGTAGCAAGTGGTGAttattaaatgttttaattcactacaatcatttaattaataatatggGGGGTAAATCCTAAAACCGACCCTAAAACTTGAGACCTAGAACCTATGATAGAGTAGGTCCTAGGTTTTAGGGTATGCATGATAggtttcaaattccaaataatgaGAAACTTGTTCTAACAGTTAGATATCATATTTCAAGTAGAACATATACGAAACCTGAAATCGCTCATCCCTAGATATATACTACCTAGATACTTCGGGTTCGCATCACCTAGTATGTCATCgtcatattaatttttatttttcctggCTATCCTATAGAGCCATTCCACAGGGATTGGCTATGGCCTAGAGAGATCCTTTCAAGCCAAAAATAGGAAGATTGCGGATGCAAACTCTCGGATAAATTCAACAAGAAATCCACTCTGCAATCAACTACCCACATGCTAGGAGGAAAGGAACATACACAGattcataaaattgaaaagtgaatGGACATTTCCCTCCAAGATGATGATGACCTTGAATCCCTTCCCTTTGAAAAATGAACCCGCTCCAAACATTAGTCGTGCCATCCCATAAATTATTAGAAACTAGCGAAAGTGAAAGGTCTGATTATGCCAAAGAATTCATGAAATCCAAAGTATGCAGATGGCTCTTCATTTCCCACCCAGATTGGTCTATAAGTTGTTCTTGAATCATTCTGGGAACCACACACACCCCGGCAAAAGTTTCCGCTACTCGCTAGTgttacaaaaatagaaatattggaTCTCCGTCCTCATACTGAGACATTGTCAACATCACATTACTACAAGAACCATACATCAAATCGATCCTCGTCCTAACGATGCACAAAAGGTGCTGAATTTCGTGGGATCCAGCATAGCGTTCGTTGCAGCCATAGAGTAAAATACCGGGTTACTCTTGCTCGGCTTTGTGAAGCCTAACAACAACAATCATACTTCGTTGCGGTCGGATTCATGTTCAACAATAAGGTCTGTTCAGTTCAGATTCACAGTTAACGAAAGCAACAAATATTACAGGGTGCATCCTTGTTAGCACGCCATGTGGCTGGAATTTTATAGCATGTATAAAGTAACTTAGCTACAGTATTACTTGCTTCTTGTCATGTGGATGTGAGTCACGTCATAAAAGGGCCTTGTGACGTATTAGCTGATGCAAGCTTTAAATTATGCAACAACACGTTGAGGCTGTAGGGGTGTTGCGTTGCGCATCTGCTTACGTCAATGGGTAGTTTTGCGCATCGGCTTACGTCAATGGGTCATTATCAGATCCCTCTCATCCTTTTGTGGGGCCCAGTAGGTCAAACTAGCTCTTCTTCCGATAACGTTTCACCATATTACATACAATATTGTGTAAAATACTTATTGCAACTTACATTATCGTTCATTTATTTAGTTAGatatatttttggtaattaaacaattttttgtagatatacatatacatacatatatatatatatatatatattagtattGATGATACTTCTGAACCGTTTGCTTAATCTATACGAAAAGTTAATTCGTAAGTAAATATGTACTGaatcattgattttctttttaagaaaatgtttgatGTTGTTCTCACTATGTTCTAAAGAGCATTTAACATTTTATGAAGTGTTTGGCAAATGCTTTGCGACTCCACATGTAAGCAACGCAGGCTATGGGGAGAGTGATTgtcctttgccacttgtcacaaaaaaatatttgtattgttcacttgaaaattttatgaattttaaaatcatgCGCTTAAAAGTTCAATTAAAAAGATGTGGTTCCAGATTGCCAACACTAAAATTCTAGACCTGCAATTGGCCACacgctattttttttttcttaggaaGCTACTCCACCCTATCGTAATAAGGtgttgaaatatttatatttcagCATGGTTATTATAACATAACTCTAATTATATACCATATAGACTACAGATGTCGACATTACAAATTTTTCTTTGTGTTTTGACCGCCTTGACTCCTATATATACCTGGAATTTGACTAGGATTGAACCAGAAGATAAAGGAGCTAGCAATTCCTTGCGGGTGCATCTGAAATATGGCCCAGGAGCAACATGTTCAGATTCCCAGAGTGAAACTTGGAACTCAGGGTCTTGAGGTAATTTGCACAAAAGCTACTTCTTGATCGCATGGAGTGCGAAAATCGATCACGACTTTTCGTCGTTGGACAATGATTTCTCGTCCTAGATTCGACTTCTGAGTCCGCAACGAAAGGCAGAAGTTCAGTGCAGATGATAGATTCATGCGGTTGCTTTTTCATAAGGCAGAGAGATCATAATTTACGTGATTGTTGCTGACAAGTGACATGTGCAAgttcttttgctctttcttGGTTTTATGCTGCTGCAGGTTTCCAAGTTGGGCTTTGGCTGTATGGGACTGACAGGAATTTACAACGATCCTGTCCAGGAGGAAGCCGGCGTATCCATCATCACCGATGCGTTCGCCAAGGGGGTAACATTCTTCGACACGTCGGATGTATACGGCCCGAAAACTAATGAAATTTTGGTTGGGAAGGTAATTGAGGACAGAAACATGCAAAATTCAAATCGTTTATAGTTTTAGTTCATGGAATTTTAGTTACGTGgtgaggaaaaaggaagagaaactaAGGGACTTTTTTTACAGGCGTTGAAGAAGTTGCCTCGCGAGAAGGTGCAGTTAGCTACCAAATTCGGGGCGCTGCAAACCAAGGGATACGATGCGGCAATAAATGGAACGCCTGAATATGTCCGCTCATGCTGTGAGGCCAGCCTTAAGCGCCTCAATGTCGACTACATAGATCTCTATTACGTGCATCGAATCGACACATCGGTCCCAATAGAGGAAACTGTAAGTTTGGCAATGTCAAAGAAAATCTGAATAATTTCTCTGCTACGACGGACTTTAAAATCATCAGTTTTCAACAAATTTGCAGATGGGAGAACTGAAGAAGTTGGTGGAAGAGGGGAAAGTGAAGTACATTGGCTTGTCGGAAGCCAGTCCCGACACCATACGGAGAGCGCACGCGGTTCATCCCGTCACTGCCTTACAAATCGAGTGGTCACTCTGGACTCGTGACATCGAGCAAGAACTCGTCCCTCTCTGCAGGTACATTGCTTGCTCTACTCTAATCTCTCGGAACATTTGCAACGAAGAAGTGGAGGAAAACTCTGTCCACGGACTTCCTAGTAGACTCCGAACCTTCATAAATTGGTCCATTTTAATTACATAGTCGGACACTTGGATTTAACTAGCGGAGTTTCTTTCTTCGTGTTGGCCCGCTTCTTGGATTTCCAGGGACCTTGGGATCGGCATAGTGCCGTATAGTCCTCTCGGTCGCGGGTTCTTTGGTGGTAGGGGAGTCATAGGAGCTGTGCCTGAGAAGAGCTTTCAGGTGCGAGACATACCTTGCTTCTTTTGGCTTGCGTATCATTTAGTCCAAGCTTCTCCAAGCCAATCCTGAATCCTCATATCTGTTTCTTCAAATTTCCAGGAAAGGCATCCCAGGTTTCAACCCGAGAATTTGGAGAAGAACAAAGTCTTTTACACGCGAATCGAGAAGCTAGCAAACAAGCACGATTGCACCCCGATCCAGCTCGCGCTGGCATGGGTTCTCCATCAAGGGGATGACGTTGTGCCGATACCGGGTGTGTAGACAACTTGTATAGAAGCATCATTTATACGATAATTACGTTCccttttactatgaaaaaaCTG
This region of Eucalyptus grandis isolate ANBG69807.140 chromosome 8, ASM1654582v1, whole genome shotgun sequence genomic DNA includes:
- the LOC104415450 gene encoding probable aldo-keto reductase 1 yields the protein MKLGTQGLEVSKLGFGCMGLSGIYNDPVPEEAGAAIITDAFAKGITFFDTSDFYGPKINEILVGKALKRLPREEVQLATKFGVAKTEADNVVIKGTPEYVRSCCESSLQRLGVKYIDLYYVHRIDTSVPIEETMGELKKLVEEGKVKYIGLSEASPDTIRRAHAVHPITALQMEWSLWTRDIEQEVVPLCRELGIGIVPYSPLGRGFFGGRGVTATVPAHLSPELYPRFQAENMDRNKILYARIEKLAKQHDCSPVQLALAWVLHQGDGVVPILGTTKIKNLDNNIGSLGVKLTEADVKEISDAIPIDEIAGDKLVDHFARLSWKYANTPPIDGKFSAS
- the LOC104415451 gene encoding probable aldo-keto reductase 1 produces the protein MAQEQHVQIPRVKLGTQGLEVSKLGFGCMGLTGIYNDPVQEEAGVSIITDAFAKGVTFFDTSDVYGPKTNEILVGKALKKLPREKVQLATKFGALQTKGYDAAINGTPEYVRSCCEASLKRLNVDYIDLYYVHRIDTSVPIEETMGELKKLVEEGKVKYIGLSEASPDTIRRAHAVHPVTALQIEWSLWTRDIEQELVPLCRDLGIGIVPYSPLGRGFFGGRGVIGAVPEKSFQERHPRFQPENLEKNKVFYTRIEKLANKHDCTPIQLALAWVLHQGDDVVPIPGTTKIKNLDVNIGSLQVKLAEDDLREISDAVPIEEVVGGSIHEGYARLSWRYADTPPLRAGKSSA